In Aequorivita sp. H23M31, a single window of DNA contains:
- a CDS encoding AMP-dependent synthetase/ligase: protein MTDPKRLFDFPYYQLEKYPQEKALITKYEGKWVATSTQEYIDKANALSRALIKMEVKPNDKIALISSTNRTEWNICDIAIMQTGAQDVPIYPTISEDEYEYVLNHSESIYCFVSDKEVYDKVMAIKANVPSLKEVYTFDKIEGAKNWSEVLQMGKDESNQSELDKRKEAIHEDDVATLIYTSGTTGKPKGVMLSHKNIGSNAKYSAERLPIVMGKSKALSFLPVCHVYERMLHYMYQYCGVELYFAESLDTISQNLNEVKPEVMTAVPRVLEKVYDKIYAKGGELTGIKKKLFFWAIDLGLRYEPYGQNGWWYETQLKLANKLIFSKWREALGGNIKAIASGSAPLQPRLARVFNAGQIPVMEGYGLTETSPVVSVNDMRNHGFKIGTVGKPLRETEVKIAEDGEILVKGPQVMLGYFKNDEETEKVMEGGYFHTGDIGEIDSEGFLKITDRKKEMFKTSGGKYVAPQTIENVMKQSRFIEQMMVVGEGEKMPAALIQPDFEFIKEWGKLKNHNLPSDNKELVKNKQVIDRIQEEVDFYNERFGQWEKIKKFELTPDPWSIEGGQLTPTMKMKRKVIKEMYKDLYDKIYGA from the coding sequence ATGACAGATCCAAAACGACTTTTCGACTTTCCATATTACCAACTTGAGAAATATCCTCAGGAAAAAGCACTGATTACCAAATATGAGGGAAAATGGGTGGCTACCTCTACTCAGGAATATATAGACAAAGCGAATGCCCTCAGCCGAGCGTTGATTAAAATGGAGGTTAAGCCTAATGACAAAATAGCGTTGATTTCGTCGACAAACCGAACGGAATGGAATATTTGCGATATAGCAATTATGCAAACCGGGGCACAGGATGTACCTATTTATCCTACAATTTCGGAGGATGAGTATGAATATGTTTTAAATCATAGTGAATCGATTTATTGTTTTGTTTCAGATAAAGAGGTGTATGACAAAGTGATGGCCATTAAAGCAAACGTTCCTTCTTTGAAGGAGGTATATACCTTCGACAAAATTGAGGGAGCTAAAAACTGGTCGGAAGTTTTGCAAATGGGAAAAGATGAAAGCAACCAATCAGAATTGGACAAGCGAAAAGAAGCCATTCACGAGGATGATGTTGCGACCCTCATTTATACTTCGGGAACAACCGGAAAACCAAAAGGTGTAATGCTTTCACATAAAAACATTGGCAGCAATGCGAAATACAGTGCGGAAAGATTGCCAATCGTTATGGGCAAGTCTAAAGCATTGAGCTTTTTGCCCGTTTGCCACGTATACGAACGTATGCTTCACTATATGTATCAATATTGTGGTGTAGAACTTTATTTTGCCGAATCGCTAGACACGATAAGCCAGAATTTAAATGAGGTGAAACCAGAAGTGATGACTGCTGTTCCGCGAGTTCTAGAAAAAGTATATGATAAAATTTATGCGAAAGGTGGAGAACTTACCGGCATTAAAAAGAAACTTTTCTTCTGGGCGATTGATTTAGGATTAAGGTATGAACCTTACGGCCAAAATGGCTGGTGGTACGAAACCCAGTTAAAACTGGCAAATAAATTAATTTTCAGTAAATGGAGAGAGGCACTCGGAGGAAACATAAAAGCAATTGCTTCTGGTAGCGCACCTCTTCAACCAAGGTTGGCGCGTGTATTCAACGCAGGACAAATTCCTGTAATGGAAGGATACGGACTTACAGAAACCTCTCCAGTGGTATCTGTAAACGACATGCGAAATCACGGTTTTAAAATTGGAACTGTAGGAAAACCACTTCGCGAAACTGAAGTAAAAATCGCAGAGGACGGAGAGATTTTGGTCAAGGGTCCCCAAGTAATGTTGGGATATTTTAAAAATGATGAAGAGACCGAAAAGGTTATGGAAGGTGGATATTTCCACACAGGAGATATAGGTGAAATTGACAGCGAAGGTTTCTTAAAGATTACCGATCGTAAAAAGGAAATGTTTAAAACCAGCGGCGGAAAATACGTGGCTCCGCAAACCATCGAAAATGTCATGAAGCAATCGCGTTTCATAGAACAGATGATGGTGGTTGGCGAAGGTGAAAAAATGCCGGCAGCGCTCATTCAACCTGATTTTGAATTTATCAAGGAATGGGGAAAACTAAAAAACCACAATTTACCGTCGGACAACAAAGAATTGGTGAAAAATAAGCAGGTAATCGACCGTATTCAGGAGGAAGTAGATTTCTACAACGAGCGATTTGGCCAATGGGAGAAAATCAAGAAGTTCGAACTAACTCCAGATCCGTGGAGTATCGAAGGAGGACAACTAACCCCAACCATGAAGATGAAGCGAAAGGTAATCAAGGAAATGTACAAAGATTTGTATGATAAAATTTATGGCGCTTAG
- a CDS encoding C40 family peptidase — MMRNLSLLLILSLLLISCGTTHTTQTAHHKSKNSSNSHSRIGRAPNTPKTPIRKVEPSSNELFYEDRDEAPYKVKQEIIDYAKTFEGTRYKFGGTTKAGMDCSGLVCTAFKKENIELPRISRDMATQGIPISLKEVEEGDLVFFKTSSKNVISHVGLVVKAEGGQIRFIHSTTRAGVIISSLDETYWKNAFVEVRRVI; from the coding sequence ATGATGAGAAATTTATCGCTCCTTTTGATCTTGAGTTTACTACTTATTTCGTGCGGTACTACCCATACTACCCAGACCGCCCACCATAAATCAAAAAACAGCAGTAATAGTCATTCAAGAATTGGCAGAGCTCCAAATACTCCTAAAACGCCAATACGCAAGGTAGAACCGAGTTCGAACGAATTGTTTTATGAAGATAGGGATGAAGCGCCGTATAAAGTGAAGCAGGAAATTATTGATTATGCCAAAACTTTTGAAGGCACCCGTTATAAGTTTGGTGGAACCACCAAAGCTGGAATGGATTGTTCCGGGTTGGTGTGTACCGCCTTTAAAAAAGAAAACATTGAATTACCCAGAATTTCCCGAGATATGGCTACTCAGGGAATACCAATATCTCTTAAGGAAGTGGAAGAAGGAGATTTGGTGTTTTTTAAAACCAGCAGTAAAAATGTTATTAGTCACGTAGGACTGGTAGTGAAAGCTGAGGGTGGGCAAATAAGGTTTATCCATTCTACAACGCGCGCCGGCGTAATTATTTCCTCTCTGGATGAAACCTATTGGAAAAATGCCTTCGTTGAAGTTCGACGCGTTATTTGA
- a CDS encoding RluA family pseudouridine synthase yields the protein MKKSPMMNSKEDIEDAGGSDDLYEHYRFKADKGQGALRVDKYLMNLIEKATRNKIQKAAESGNIHVNGIPVKSSYKVKGNDVVTVMFEHPPYEFLLVPENIPLDITYEDEAVIIVNKPAGMVVHPGHGNYSGTLINALTYHFENLPNNSSNRPGLVHRIDKDTSGLLVIAKTEEAMTHLARQFFDKSTEREYVALVWGNVEQDEGTIEGNIGRHPKNRLQNTVYENDFEEKGKPAVTHFKVLERFGYVTLVSCRLETGRTHQIRVHMKHIGHTLFNDERYGGEKILKGTTFTKYKQFVENCFKILPRQALHARTLGFVHPFSEEYMRFECPIPDDMEACLEKWRNYSQHIIDES from the coding sequence ATGAAGAAGAGCCCAATGATGAATTCTAAAGAAGATATTGAGGATGCTGGGGGAAGTGATGATCTTTATGAACATTATCGTTTTAAGGCAGATAAAGGGCAAGGCGCTCTTCGGGTAGATAAATACCTAATGAACCTGATTGAAAAGGCAACTCGGAACAAAATTCAAAAAGCTGCCGAATCAGGAAATATACACGTAAATGGTATTCCCGTAAAATCAAGTTATAAGGTTAAAGGCAACGATGTTGTAACTGTAATGTTTGAACATCCTCCTTACGAGTTTCTACTCGTTCCGGAAAACATTCCTCTGGATATTACCTACGAAGATGAGGCCGTGATTATCGTAAATAAGCCTGCCGGTATGGTAGTACATCCAGGTCACGGTAATTATAGTGGCACTCTTATAAATGCACTTACATATCACTTTGAGAATTTGCCGAACAACAGTAGCAATCGACCTGGGCTGGTGCATAGAATAGATAAGGATACGTCAGGTCTTTTGGTAATTGCCAAAACTGAGGAGGCTATGACTCATCTCGCCAGACAATTTTTTGATAAAAGCACGGAACGTGAATATGTGGCTTTGGTTTGGGGAAATGTGGAACAAGATGAAGGAACAATTGAAGGCAATATAGGAAGACATCCTAAAAATCGTTTGCAGAATACCGTATATGAAAACGATTTTGAAGAAAAAGGAAAGCCAGCAGTTACGCATTTTAAGGTTTTAGAACGGTTTGGATACGTTACGTTGGTTTCCTGCCGATTGGAAACCGGCCGCACCCATCAGATCCGTGTCCATATGAAACATATTGGACATACACTTTTTAACGACGAGCGATATGGTGGTGAAAAGATTTTAAAGGGAACCACCTTCACCAAATACAAACAGTTTGTAGAAAATTGTTTTAAGATTCTTCCTCGCCAGGCTCTGCACGCGCGCACTTTAGGATTTGTCCATCCTTTCTCGGAAGAGTATATGCGCTTTGAATGTCCCATACCTGACGATATGGAAGCTTGTCTTGAAAAATGGCGTAATTATTCACAACATATTATTGACGAATCTTAA
- the lpxB gene encoding lipid-A-disaccharide synthase: MKYYLIAGEASGDLHGANLIKALKKEDLKAEFRFWGGDLMKAAGGTEVKHYRDLAFMGFLEVAMNLGTILKNIKFCKNDIETFNPDVIIFIDYPGFNLRIAKWAREKGYRTHYYISPQIWAWKEGRIKEIKRDIDEMYVILPFEKDFYEKKHNFPVHFVGHPLIDAIHNRKQVNPKVFKKDNGLDQRPVIALLPGSRKQEIKKMLEIMISVAKNFGGYQFVIAGAPSQEKSFYETFLTTKNVHFVSNKTYDLLSIAHAALVTSGTATLETALFKVPQVVCYKGNRISYEIAKRVINLEYISLVNLILNKTVVTELIQKDFNKKELEVALKNILNPQKRNEMFLDYYNLENALGGRGASEKTAQMIYHSISGKH; this comes from the coding sequence ATGAAATATTACCTCATAGCGGGAGAGGCTTCGGGAGATTTACACGGAGCTAATCTAATAAAAGCCCTAAAAAAAGAAGACCTTAAGGCGGAATTTCGCTTCTGGGGTGGCGATTTGATGAAAGCTGCTGGCGGAACAGAGGTAAAGCATTATAGAGATCTCGCCTTTATGGGTTTTCTGGAGGTGGCCATGAACTTGGGCACCATCTTAAAAAATATAAAATTCTGTAAAAACGACATTGAAACCTTTAATCCGGATGTTATTATTTTTATAGATTATCCAGGTTTTAATCTACGCATCGCAAAATGGGCCCGAGAAAAGGGTTACCGAACACATTACTATATTTCTCCCCAGATTTGGGCCTGGAAAGAAGGTAGGATAAAAGAAATAAAAAGGGATATAGATGAAATGTACGTGATTCTTCCTTTTGAAAAAGATTTTTATGAGAAGAAACACAATTTTCCCGTTCACTTTGTAGGCCATCCATTAATTGATGCCATTCATAATAGAAAACAGGTAAATCCAAAGGTTTTTAAGAAAGACAATGGTCTCGATCAACGACCCGTTATTGCGCTATTACCCGGAAGTCGAAAACAGGAAATTAAAAAAATGTTGGAAATAATGATTTCGGTAGCCAAAAATTTCGGAGGATACCAATTTGTGATTGCTGGAGCGCCCAGCCAGGAAAAATCATTTTACGAAACTTTTCTCACTACGAAAAATGTCCACTTTGTTTCCAATAAAACCTATGATTTATTGAGTATTGCCCATGCTGCGCTCGTTACTTCCGGCACGGCTACCCTAGAAACTGCACTTTTCAAAGTGCCACAAGTGGTGTGTTATAAGGGAAACAGAATTAGCTACGAGATTGCCAAGCGGGTTATTAATCTAGAGTATATTTCCCTCGTAAATCTGATACTGAACAAAACCGTTGTAACCGAATTGATTCAAAAAGATTTCAACAAAAAGGAGCTGGAAGTAGCTCTGAAAAATATCTTAAATCCACAAAAGCGCAATGAAATGTTCTTGGATTATTATAATCTTGAGAACGCTCTGGGTGGACGCGGAGCCAGTGAAAAAACCGCGCAAATGATTTATCATTCCATCTCTGGCAAGCATTAA
- a CDS encoding four helix bundle protein: protein MAEGSSKSTYNHFKKCLEDSLGSAFEWETQLIVAYNEEYLDQVKFDKLEDKILQLQKMIGAFIDKLDD from the coding sequence ATTGCTGAAGGTTCGAGCAAAAGCACATATAATCATTTTAAAAAGTGTCTTGAAGATAGCTTGGGCTCGGCATTTGAATGGGAAACCCAATTAATTGTTGCTTACAACGAAGAATATTTAGATCAGGTAAAATTCGACAAATTGGAAGATAAAATATTACAATTACAAAAAATGATAGGAGCCTTTATTGATAAGCTGGATGATTAA
- a CDS encoding MarR family winged helix-turn-helix transcriptional regulator: MEEKATKEKTIDYILRSTWMSVTKMYNEEAGKKGSTMATGFALISIDPENGTPSTTLGPKMGIEATSLSRTLKSMEEKGLIERKPNPEDGRGVLIHLTPFGKEMREFSKQVVLAFDQAVQKNVNPQELQTFRKVAYTINDLINSKKIYGPE, from the coding sequence ATGGAAGAAAAAGCAACTAAAGAAAAAACCATTGATTATATTTTACGGTCCACTTGGATGAGTGTAACCAAAATGTACAATGAAGAAGCTGGAAAAAAGGGAAGTACGATGGCAACGGGTTTCGCCCTAATAAGTATCGATCCAGAAAACGGAACCCCTTCCACTACTCTAGGTCCAAAAATGGGAATTGAAGCCACCAGTCTTTCCCGGACCCTAAAATCAATGGAAGAAAAGGGTCTTATAGAAAGAAAACCGAACCCTGAAGACGGACGTGGTGTTCTAATCCATTTAACTCCTTTTGGAAAGGAGATGCGGGAATTTTCCAAACAAGTAGTATTGGCATTTGATCAAGCAGTACAAAAAAATGTGAATCCCCAAGAATTACAAACATTTCGGAAAGTAGCTTATACCATCAACGATTTAATAAACTCAAAAAAGATCTACGGTCCCGAATAA
- a CDS encoding acyl-CoA dehydrogenase family protein: MNTTESKNNELLRGGQFLVKETKAEDVFTPEDFTEEQKMMRDSVKEFIDREVWPLKERFEHHDYALTEEMMKKIGELGLLGVAVPEEYDGLGMGFVTTMLVCDYISGATGSLATAFGAHTGIGTMPITLYGTEEQKKKYVPKLASGEWFGAYALTEPGAGSDANSGKTKAVLSEDGKYYSISGQKMWISNSGFCHTMIVFARIEDDKYITGFIVENDPENGITMGEEEKKLGIHSSSTRQVFFNETKVPVENMLAGRGDGFKIAMNALNIGRIKLAAAGLDAQRRVITKSVEYANERFQFNVPISSFGAIKLKLAEMATNAYVDESATYRAGKNIEDRIALRVEGGNSHQEAELKGVEEYAIECSILKVAISEDIQHCTDEGIQIFGGMGYSADTPMESAWRDARITRIYEGTNEINRMLSVGMLVKKAMKGHVDLLNPAQAVASELTGIPSFDIPDYSELFSEEKDMIAKLKKVFLMVAGSAVQKYGTELEEHQQTLMAAADILIEIYMAESAILRTEKNAKRFGKDSQKEQIAMSQLYLYHAVDIITMKAKEAILSFAEGDEQKMMLMGLRRFTKYQNMPNIGQLRKTIAEKVIAENAYPF; encoded by the coding sequence ATGAACACAACTGAATCAAAAAACAACGAACTCCTTCGCGGTGGCCAATTCCTGGTAAAAGAAACAAAAGCCGAAGATGTATTTACTCCTGAAGATTTTACGGAGGAACAAAAAATGATGCGTGATTCCGTTAAGGAATTTATTGATCGTGAAGTTTGGCCCCTTAAAGAGAGATTTGAGCACCATGACTACGCGCTAACCGAGGAGATGATGAAAAAAATCGGCGAACTAGGCCTACTAGGCGTTGCCGTACCCGAAGAATATGATGGTCTTGGAATGGGATTCGTCACTACCATGTTGGTGTGTGATTATATTTCTGGCGCAACAGGTTCTTTGGCCACTGCTTTCGGAGCACATACCGGTATTGGAACCATGCCTATCACCCTATATGGTACCGAGGAACAAAAGAAGAAATATGTCCCAAAACTCGCCTCTGGAGAATGGTTTGGGGCATACGCATTAACCGAACCAGGGGCTGGTAGCGATGCCAACAGCGGCAAAACAAAGGCAGTGCTATCTGAAGACGGAAAATACTATTCAATTTCTGGTCAGAAAATGTGGATCTCCAATTCAGGATTTTGCCATACAATGATTGTTTTTGCCCGAATTGAAGATGACAAATATATCACTGGTTTCATTGTGGAAAATGATCCAGAGAACGGAATTACAATGGGTGAGGAAGAAAAGAAACTTGGAATCCACTCCTCCTCTACCCGCCAGGTGTTTTTTAATGAAACAAAAGTGCCCGTAGAAAATATGTTGGCCGGGCGAGGCGATGGTTTTAAAATTGCCATGAACGCTTTAAATATTGGACGTATAAAACTAGCGGCCGCGGGTCTTGACGCACAACGTAGGGTAATTACCAAATCCGTTGAGTATGCAAATGAACGGTTTCAATTTAATGTTCCTATTTCTTCTTTTGGAGCAATAAAATTAAAGCTAGCCGAAATGGCGACCAATGCCTATGTCGATGAAAGTGCCACTTATAGAGCAGGAAAAAATATTGAAGATAGAATTGCTCTCAGAGTCGAGGGTGGTAACAGCCATCAGGAAGCTGAACTAAAAGGAGTGGAAGAATACGCTATCGAATGTTCTATCTTAAAAGTTGCTATTTCTGAAGATATTCAGCATTGTACAGATGAAGGAATCCAAATTTTTGGAGGAATGGGTTATAGTGCAGACACTCCAATGGAATCAGCCTGGCGCGACGCACGTATTACTCGTATTTATGAAGGAACCAACGAAATAAACCGAATGCTCTCGGTTGGTATGTTGGTCAAAAAAGCAATGAAAGGACACGTAGATTTGTTGAATCCCGCCCAGGCGGTAGCTTCAGAATTAACAGGAATTCCCTCCTTCGACATTCCAGATTATTCCGAATTGTTCTCTGAAGAAAAGGATATGATTGCCAAATTAAAAAAGGTTTTCTTGATGGTAGCAGGAAGTGCCGTACAAAAATACGGAACGGAGCTGGAGGAGCACCAACAAACCCTAATGGCAGCGGCTGATATCCTCATTGAAATATATATGGCAGAAAGTGCGATATTAAGAACAGAAAAGAATGCAAAACGTTTTGGAAAGGACAGTCAAAAGGAGCAAATCGCGATGTCCCAACTCTATTTATACCATGCGGTGGATATCATAACTATGAAAGCCAAGGAAGCTATTTTATCCTTTGCTGAGGGTGACGAGCAAAAAATGATGCTTATGGGACTTAGACGTTTTACTAAGTACCAAAATATGCCGAATATCGGACAGTTGCGCAAAACGATTGCTGAAAAGGTGATTGCGGAAAACGCTTATCCCTTTTAA
- a CDS encoding D-alanine--D-alanine ligase gives MGKKHIAVVMGGYSSEFEISIGSGTVVCNSLNRDKYEVYPIHILKSGWFFVDQDGTKHPVNKADFSFNSGTETIHSDAIFNTIHGTPGEDGYLQAYWKLLDIPQTSTEYYQAALSFNKRDCLSVLKGFGVLCANSFYINKGNEIDMEQIVLKTGLPCFVKPNRSGSSFGISKVHNIEDLMPAIDLAFTEDSEIIIETALNGTEVQVGVYNNGSEIIALPPTEIVSENEFFDYAAKYLGKSQEITPARISEEETEMLQQEAKRIYGLLNMKGITRSDFIIQKGKPYFLEINTNPGLSKESIVPKQAREAGMTLTDFFDILIQNVLK, from the coding sequence ATGGGAAAGAAACATATAGCAGTGGTAATGGGCGGGTATTCCAGCGAATTCGAAATCTCTATAGGTAGTGGTACCGTGGTATGCAATTCACTGAATAGAGATAAATATGAAGTGTATCCAATCCATATCCTAAAATCAGGATGGTTTTTTGTTGACCAGGACGGCACGAAACACCCAGTAAATAAGGCAGATTTTAGTTTTAATAGCGGTACCGAAACCATTCATTCAGATGCCATTTTCAACACCATTCATGGAACTCCGGGAGAAGATGGATATCTCCAAGCCTATTGGAAGTTGCTGGATATTCCCCAGACCAGTACGGAATATTATCAGGCAGCACTTAGCTTTAATAAAAGAGATTGTTTATCAGTTCTCAAAGGTTTCGGCGTGCTTTGCGCAAATTCCTTCTATATAAATAAGGGTAACGAAATAGATATGGAACAAATCGTCCTGAAAACCGGCCTGCCATGTTTCGTAAAACCTAACCGTTCAGGATCGAGTTTTGGGATAAGCAAAGTTCATAATATAGAAGATTTAATGCCTGCCATTGATTTGGCCTTTACCGAGGATTCTGAAATAATTATAGAAACTGCCCTCAATGGAACCGAGGTACAAGTAGGAGTTTACAACAATGGAAGCGAAATCATCGCTCTACCGCCTACGGAAATAGTCTCTGAAAATGAATTTTTCGATTACGCCGCCAAGTATTTGGGGAAATCACAAGAAATTACACCAGCTCGAATTTCGGAAGAGGAAACCGAAATGCTGCAACAAGAAGCTAAAAGAATCTACGGCCTGCTCAATATGAAAGGTATCACAAGAAGCGATTTTATTATCCAAAAAGGAAAACCCTATTTTTTAGAAATAAATACCAATCCTGGACTGTCAAAAGAAAGTATTGTCCCCAAACAAGCTCGGGAAGCAGGAATGACCTTAACTGATTTTTTTGATATCTTAATACAAAACGTACTAAAATAG
- a CDS encoding PASTA domain-containing protein — protein MTFFRFIFTRTFIKQLILAFLAIIVLGFLILWWLRMTTNHNEKIAVPDLAKMTLDKVEDKLDEMDLRYEILDSANYNPNYPKYSVIDQIPKPGKYVKENRKLYLTLNPSGYNKVEVPNVLGRTRRQAEPTLLAMGFEIGKISYRPHISDNVLEMRYNGEKLEPGTSIQKTSVIDLIVGDQSLNRLTTDDGSDTDDQAVPNEEEPNDEF, from the coding sequence ATGACATTTTTTCGATTCATTTTTACCCGGACATTTATCAAGCAATTGATATTGGCGTTTTTAGCGATCATAGTTTTGGGATTTCTTATTCTATGGTGGCTTCGAATGACAACCAATCACAATGAGAAAATCGCCGTCCCGGATTTAGCGAAAATGACTTTGGATAAAGTAGAGGATAAGTTGGACGAAATGGATTTGAGATATGAAATTCTGGATTCTGCGAATTATAATCCAAATTATCCCAAATATTCGGTAATAGATCAGATTCCCAAACCTGGAAAATATGTAAAAGAAAACAGAAAGTTATATTTAACCCTTAATCCTTCCGGTTACAACAAAGTTGAGGTTCCAAATGTTTTGGGCCGCACTCGAAGACAAGCAGAACCTACACTTCTGGCTATGGGTTTTGAGATAGGGAAAATAAGTTACCGTCCGCATATTAGCGATAATGTGCTCGAGATGCGATATAATGGCGAAAAACTTGAACCGGGAACGTCTATTCAAAAAACTTCAGTTATTGACTTAATTGTCGGTGATCAATCCCTCAACCGACTTACCACCGATGACGGCTCTGATACAGACGATCAAGCCGTTCCAAATGAAGAAGAGCCCAATGATGAATTCTAA
- a CDS encoding DUF488 domain-containing protein, which yields MKTIWTIGHSTHPLKEFLHMLKSFDIELLMDVRSYPGSRKFPQFNKENMEISLPENGFEYDHMRDLGGRRKVDPNSKNDAWRLASFRGYADYMDTEEFSAALKRLEKIAAKKRTAIMCAEAVWWSCHRSMISDALKVRGWKVLHIMNDKTATEHPYTAPAKIVDGKLDYSKPKED from the coding sequence ATGAAAACCATCTGGACTATTGGTCACTCTACGCATCCATTGAAGGAGTTTTTACATATGTTGAAATCCTTTGACATTGAATTGTTGATGGATGTACGCTCCTATCCTGGCTCCCGAAAGTTTCCACAATTCAACAAGGAAAATATGGAGATTTCTCTGCCCGAAAATGGATTTGAATACGATCATATGAGAGATTTGGGCGGAAGGAGAAAAGTAGATCCAAATTCCAAAAACGATGCTTGGAGATTAGCTTCATTCAGAGGTTATGCCGACTATATGGATACTGAGGAATTTTCCGCAGCTTTAAAACGTTTAGAAAAGATTGCTGCAAAAAAACGTACTGCCATAATGTGCGCCGAGGCGGTGTGGTGGAGCTGCCACCGTTCCATGATTTCCGATGCGCTGAAGGTAAGAGGGTGGAAAGTTCTTCATATTATGAATGACAAGACAGCTACCGAACATCCATATACCGCTCCCGCAAAAATAGTGGATGGAAAATTGGACTATTCTAAACCCAAAGAAGACTAA
- a CDS encoding thiolase family protein: MKQRTAYIVKGYRTAVGKAPRGVFRFKRPDELAAETIKYILKEVPQLDKKRIDDVMVGNAMPEAEQGMNMGRFISLMALDIVDVPGMTVNRYCASGLETISIATAKIQTGMADCIIAGGAESMSYIPMGGYKPVPDYKLAKDGKEDYYWNMGLTAEAVAKKYDISREEQDEFAYTSQMRALKAQEENRFKDQIVPIEVEHTFVNDAGKKVTEKYTVDKDEGPRKGTNMEALSKLRPVFAAGGTVTAGNSSQMSDGAAFTLIMSEEMVKELNLEPIARMVSYTAVGVDPKIMGIGPMYAIPKALKQAGLKQDQMELIELNEAFASQSVAVIKGLGLDREKVNVNGGAIALGHPLGCTGTKLSVQLFDEMRKRNLQGKYGMVTMCVGTGQGAAGVYEFLK; the protein is encoded by the coding sequence ATGAAACAAAGAACAGCATATATAGTCAAAGGTTACCGAACTGCCGTGGGCAAGGCACCAAGAGGAGTTTTCCGTTTTAAAAGACCGGATGAACTGGCTGCGGAAACAATAAAATATATTTTAAAGGAAGTACCCCAACTGGACAAAAAACGCATTGACGACGTAATGGTAGGGAATGCGATGCCGGAAGCAGAACAGGGAATGAATATGGGCCGATTTATTTCCTTAATGGCCTTGGATATAGTGGATGTTCCTGGCATGACCGTAAACCGGTATTGTGCCTCGGGATTGGAAACTATTTCCATAGCCACTGCCAAAATCCAAACTGGAATGGCAGATTGTATAATTGCCGGAGGAGCAGAGAGCATGAGTTATATACCAATGGGTGGATATAAACCCGTGCCCGATTATAAGCTGGCCAAAGACGGAAAGGAAGATTACTATTGGAATATGGGTCTTACTGCCGAGGCAGTAGCCAAAAAATATGATATCTCCCGTGAAGAACAAGACGAATTTGCTTACACCAGTCAGATGCGGGCATTAAAAGCACAGGAAGAAAACCGCTTTAAAGATCAAATAGTTCCTATAGAAGTGGAACATACCTTCGTTAATGACGCGGGAAAAAAGGTTACCGAAAAATATACGGTGGATAAAGATGAAGGTCCAAGAAAGGGTACGAATATGGAAGCACTTTCCAAACTTCGGCCGGTATTTGCTGCAGGAGGAACAGTCACCGCTGGAAACTCTTCTCAAATGAGCGATGGAGCAGCCTTCACCTTAATTATGAGTGAGGAAATGGTAAAGGAATTGAATCTAGAACCAATAGCCAGAATGGTTAGCTACACCGCTGTGGGTGTAGATCCAAAAATTATGGGTATTGGACCGATGTATGCCATTCCGAAAGCATTGAAACAAGCAGGATTAAAGCAGGACCAAATGGAGTTGATAGAACTCAACGAGGCATTCGCCTCACAGTCCGTCGCCGTTATCAAAGGTCTTGGCTTAGACCGAGAGAAAGTAAACGTAAACGGAGGGGCTATTGCACTGGGCCATCCATTAGGTTGTACAGGAACCAAGCTATCCGTTCAACTTTTCGACGAAATGCGCAAACGAAACCTACAGGGAAAATATGGAATGGTAACGATGTGTGTGGGTACCGGGCAAGGGGCTGCGGGAGTTTATGAGTTTTTGAAATAG